A portion of the Bombina bombina isolate aBomBom1 chromosome 9, aBomBom1.pri, whole genome shotgun sequence genome contains these proteins:
- the LOC128639978 gene encoding homeodomain-interacting protein kinase 4-like codes for MECVYSDTDCYEIINFLGEGTFGEVVKGRKRSNGEFVAIKIHKNNVSRSETIYEINMLSALRTLDSDKSHIVRFYEYFNDHKQFYLVFEELEKNLIEFQMENDFAPLHVRHIRTITMQVLKALSKLKELSILHTDLKPQNIMLVNHARYPFRIKIIDFGSASYLKEIQNVKEPYIQTRFYRSPEILLGVPCFEKVDIWSLGCIIAELNLGHPLYPGESEYDQIRYICHTQGMPSNRLLEAGRKSFRFFNKETDTKWRNIWKLKPKDEYPWETKIKHQEKKKTILKSLDQVRVLHTHNLFQSNAEYQVQQDDLNNMIDLIKKMLTWDPNERINPGTAMEHPYISLLEMKKNYKKTNYYHLSKQSLKRAYKKIKRVPNNTSDHYTASKHSNPRNMSADIIYVESQSPQDFAALMNEVIESSASEQEILLKTSPTSSAVKILTGSASRKSLHRTRNNDGNLTTPIRQADQGKMPGEKWNNPNPCAPIYESERDTGKEGGHAPEPDDPTTQEGKKLAPATYKMYCDYATRTNVQNTPRVKTKIAIQSGTPDVQRSSKPPNYKGMENFGSESKGPPEPTMKP; via the exons ATGGAGTGCGTGTATTCAGATACAGATTGCTATGAAATTATAAACTTTTTGGGAGAAGGGACATTTGGAGAGGTGGTGAAAGGCAGGAAGAGGAGCAATGGGGAATTCGTTGCTATCAAAATCCACAAGAACAATGTCTCCAGAAGTGAAACTATATACGAAATCAACATGCTGTCTGCTTTAAGAACATTAGATTCCGACAAATCGCACATTGTTCGCTTCTATGAGTATTTCAATGACCATAAACAATTCTATTTGGTTTTTGAAGAGCTGGAAAAAAATTTGATTGAATTTCAGATGGAAAATGATTTTGCCCCTCTCCACGTAAGACATATTAGGACAATAACAATGCAAGTTCTAAAAGCTCTTTCAAAGCTAAAAGAGCTTTCTATCTTGCATACAGACTTGAAGCCACAAAATATAATGCTGGTTAAccatgcaaggtacccatttagaATAAAGATAATTGATTTTGGATCTGCAAGCTATTTGAAGGAAATTCAAAATGTGAAGGAACCCTACATTCAGACCCGTTTCTACAGATCTCCAGAAATCCTTTTAGGAGTGCCCTGCTTTGAGAAGGTTGACATTTGGTCCCTTGGATGCATCATTGCAGAATTAAATCTCGGACACCCTCTATATCCTGGAGAAAGTGAGTATGACCAAATTCGTTATATTTGTCATACCCAAGGAATGCCAAGCAATCGCTTATTGGAGGCAGGTAGAAAATCATTCCGTTTTTTTAATAAGGAAACAGACACAAAATGGAGGAACATATGGAAACTGAAACCAAAAGACGAGTACCCTTGGGAAACCAAAATAAAAcatcaagaaaaaaagaaaactattCTAAAATCTTTGGACCAGGTGAGAGTGTTACATACACACAACCTTTTTCAATCTAATGCTGAGTACCAAGTTCAACAAGATGATCTAAATAATATGATCGATTTGATAAAAAAGATGCTGACTTGGGACCCCAATGAACGGATAAATCCTGGCACTGCCATGGAACATCCTTATATTTCTCTGTTGGAAATGAAGAAGAACTATAAGAAAACCAATTATTATCACCTTTCTAAGCAGAGCCTCAAGAGAGCATACAAGAAAATTAAAAGGGTACCCAACAACACTTCAGACCATTATACTGCTAGTAAGCATTCTAACCCACGCAATATGTCTGCCGATATAATATATGTGGAAAGTCAGAGCCCTCAAGATTTTGCAGCACTGATGAATGAAGTAATTGAGTCCAGTGCTAGTGAACAAGAGATTCTGCTTAAGACATCACCCACATCGTCTGCTGTAAAG ATCCTTACAGGATCAGCCTCTCGGAAATCCCTGCACCGCACAAGGAATAACGATGGTAACCTCACAACTCCTATTagacaagctgaccaggggaaaatGCCAGGGGAAAAATGGAATAACCCAAACCCCTGCGCTCCCATATATGAGAGTGAGCGAGATACTGGAAAGGAAGGAGGACATGCTCCCGAACCAGATGACCCGACCACTCAAGAAGGGAAAAAATTAGCCCCAGCAACCTACAAGATGTACTGTGACTATGCCACAAGAACCAACGTCCAGAACACACCAAGAGTGAAAACGAAAATCGCCATCCAATCTGGTACCCCAGACGTCCAGAGGTCATCCAAACCTCCAAACTATAAAGGAATGGAGAACTTTGGTTCCGAGTCCAAAGGACCTCCAGAACCCACAATGAAACCTTAG